In Desulfosediminicola ganghwensis, a single window of DNA contains:
- the atpH gene encoding ATP synthase F1 subunit delta translates to MKQTILARRYAKALFAVGKEQDKFEAYGDALQAVAALYNSTPAVADALTNPLYPMDIREKVMTGIVSSMDADKVMGNFLNLLVQKKRAEILPEIAEEYKAMVDDEKNISHGSVISAVELSDELQAKVQATLEKLTGKKVELTTSVDPSIIGGVIAKVGDLVLDGSIKAQLAGLKDSIKGRE, encoded by the coding sequence GTGAAACAGACAATCCTTGCACGAAGATACGCCAAGGCTTTATTTGCGGTTGGAAAAGAGCAGGATAAATTCGAAGCATATGGCGACGCTCTCCAGGCGGTAGCGGCGCTTTATAACAGCACCCCTGCAGTTGCAGATGCTTTGACCAACCCACTCTACCCGATGGATATCCGGGAAAAAGTCATGACCGGCATAGTCAGCTCGATGGATGCTGATAAGGTCATGGGGAATTTTCTGAATTTGCTGGTTCAGAAGAAACGTGCTGAAATACTTCCTGAAATTGCAGAAGAATATAAGGCCATGGTTGATGATGAGAAAAACATCAGTCATGGCAGTGTTATTTCAGCAGTTGAACTTAGTGATGAATTACAAGCCAAGGTTCAGGCTACACTTGAAAAGTTAACAGGCAAGAAGGTGGAACTTACAACCAGTGTTGATCCGTCCATTATCGGCGGGGTGATCGCCAAGGTAGGTGATCTGGTACTGGATGGAAGTATTAAAGCACAGCTTGCAGGTTTAAAAGATTCCATTAAGGGGAGAGAATAG
- a CDS encoding YgaP family membrane protein, with product MIITDWIHSIAGSLILVSLALGVEASPAFLSQYWLLLAAFVGLNLFQYGITKFCPMELILRKLGVREIR from the coding sequence ATGATCATAACAGATTGGATACACTCTATAGCCGGCTCATTGATTCTCGTCAGCCTTGCTCTTGGCGTTGAGGCCAGCCCGGCATTCCTGAGTCAATACTGGCTGCTGCTAGCCGCTTTTGTGGGCCTCAACCTTTTCCAATACGGAATCACCAAGTTCTGCCCCATGGAACTCATTCTGCGCAAGCTCGGAGTAAGGGAAATCAGATAG
- a CDS encoding ATP synthase F0 subunit B → MDITLVIQIINMFVLMFLLNGVLYKPVKKILKERSEKLQGMRAEVSDYEKNAQLRQEEVDAKMAKASGKAKAALESARAEAQAAGDAKLTEIKAEADGEKKKQLADISAQFESAKKSLQENLDGFATEMASKILGRSL, encoded by the coding sequence ATGGACATTACTTTGGTGATTCAGATCATCAACATGTTTGTACTCATGTTTCTCCTTAATGGTGTTCTTTACAAACCAGTAAAGAAAATCTTGAAGGAGAGATCTGAAAAGCTGCAGGGGATGAGAGCGGAAGTCTCGGACTACGAGAAAAACGCCCAACTCCGACAGGAAGAGGTAGATGCCAAGATGGCCAAGGCATCCGGTAAAGCGAAAGCTGCTCTGGAATCCGCCCGTGCTGAGGCACAGGCAGCCGGAGATGCTAAACTTACTGAGATCAAGGCTGAGGCTGATGGTGAAAAGAAAAAGCAGCTGGCTGATATCAGTGCTCAGTTCGAGAGTGCTAAGAAAAGCCTTCAGGAGAATCTCGACGGCTTCGCAACCGAAATGGCCAGTAAAATTCTGGGAAGGAGTCTTTAA
- a CDS encoding ATP synthase F0 subunit B: MRGVKEAVRLTILAIMTLCFTLSSAPVWASSSDQASHSTTDQATHAAPADAHGEAAGGHSAAAGGSLSAEKIKDLGFRIMNFAVLVFLLVKFAAKPIGNGLSARRKQIRDEIEELEAKKATAEKSYQEFTTKLAGVEKEIDTVVDKAIAQAKVEKAKIIEKAELAAADIKRQAEMAIQKEVMEAKRTLKDDVAEQAAVMAEELIVKNLTADDQVKIVEDYLAKVGAVQ, encoded by the coding sequence ATGAGAGGAGTGAAGGAAGCAGTCAGACTGACGATTCTGGCAATTATGACGCTGTGTTTTACCCTGTCATCGGCACCCGTTTGGGCCTCTTCTTCAGACCAGGCAAGTCACAGCACAACAGATCAGGCAACCCACGCAGCACCTGCTGACGCACACGGTGAAGCTGCCGGCGGGCATAGCGCAGCTGCCGGTGGCAGTCTCTCAGCGGAGAAGATCAAAGATCTTGGTTTCAGGATCATGAACTTCGCCGTTTTGGTGTTTCTGCTGGTTAAATTTGCTGCCAAGCCAATCGGTAACGGACTCTCTGCACGGCGCAAGCAGATCAGAGATGAGATCGAAGAGCTTGAGGCCAAGAAAGCCACGGCTGAGAAATCGTATCAGGAATTTACGACCAAGCTTGCTGGTGTTGAGAAGGAGATCGATACGGTTGTAGACAAAGCCATTGCCCAGGCAAAGGTTGAAAAAGCCAAAATTATCGAAAAAGCTGAACTTGCTGCAGCTGATATCAAAAGACAGGCTGAGATGGCCATCCAGAAAGAAGTTATGGAAGCCAAGCGCACCTTAAAGGATGATGTCGCCGAGCAGGCCGCTGTAATGGCTGAAGAACTGATCGTGAAAAATCTCACCGCCGATGATCAGGTGAAGATTGTTGAAGATTATTTAGCTAAAGTGGGGGCCGTACAGTGA
- a CDS encoding ArsR/SmtB family transcription factor: protein MEDQQIDAMSKILKSMSHPIRLKILCLLQDKELSVGDIRDQVETTNANVSQHLNILRGQGIIDYRKDANFIYNRITDQRIIELIHTMRKLFCPTFDD, encoded by the coding sequence ATGGAAGACCAACAGATTGACGCAATGTCAAAAATCCTCAAATCGATGTCTCATCCGATCAGACTTAAAATCCTCTGCCTTCTTCAGGATAAAGAACTTTCGGTTGGGGATATTCGCGACCAGGTAGAGACAACCAACGCAAATGTTTCTCAACACCTTAACATTTTGCGCGGCCAGGGAATCATCGATTATAGAAAGGACGCTAATTTTATCTATAACCGGATAACAGATCAGCGCATAATCGAACTCATTCATACCATGCGCAAGTTGTTCTGCCCGACTTTTGATGATTAA
- the atpG gene encoding ATP synthase F1 subunit gamma — translation MPSLKEVKTKITGVKKTSQITKAMNMVAAAKLRGAQDKMEAFRPYTSKFNEAMSNLSGGANPDQFPLMEARDVKTVELVVVTSDRGLCGSFNANVVKLAERMMAAYEAEGKTVSLVCVGKKGFQVLKKTGKVRKSYGDIMANFQMFNAREIASDLADQFLKGGSDKVEILYSEFKSVASQVPTVAAMLPVQPIESDEAAKASTSGDYIYEPSEEEIMDVLQPLYLNVVMYAAMLEIGAGEHAARMTAMDNATNACKDIVANLTVVYNKARQAAVTNELMDIVGGAEALK, via the coding sequence ATGCCGAGTTTAAAAGAGGTCAAAACTAAGATCACGGGTGTCAAGAAGACATCCCAGATCACCAAAGCCATGAACATGGTCGCCGCAGCGAAACTGCGTGGTGCCCAGGATAAGATGGAAGCATTCCGTCCTTATACATCCAAGTTCAATGAGGCTATGTCGAATTTGTCCGGAGGTGCCAACCCAGATCAGTTCCCACTCATGGAAGCCCGTGATGTGAAAACTGTAGAGCTCGTCGTGGTCACCTCTGATCGAGGACTTTGTGGTTCCTTCAACGCGAATGTCGTTAAGCTTGCCGAAAGAATGATGGCGGCCTACGAAGCGGAAGGGAAAACAGTCAGCCTCGTATGTGTAGGAAAAAAAGGATTTCAGGTCCTGAAGAAGACCGGCAAAGTCCGGAAATCTTATGGTGATATCATGGCGAACTTCCAGATGTTCAACGCCAGGGAGATCGCTTCGGACCTTGCTGATCAGTTCCTCAAAGGTGGATCTGATAAAGTGGAAATTCTGTACAGCGAGTTCAAGTCAGTAGCATCACAGGTACCGACAGTCGCGGCGATGCTTCCGGTTCAGCCGATTGAATCCGATGAGGCTGCTAAAGCAAGTACTTCTGGTGACTACATCTATGAGCCTTCAGAAGAAGAGATCATGGATGTCTTGCAGCCGTTATATCTCAACGTTGTTATGTACGCAGCAATGCTCGAAATCGGAGCAGGTGAGCATGCAGCACGTATGACGGCGATGGATAATGCGACCAACGCATGTAAGGATATCGTTGCTAATCTGACAGTTGTATACAACAAGGCTCGCCAGGCCGCCGTTACAAATGAGCTTATGGATATCGTTGGCGGTGCAGAAGCCCTGAAATAA
- the atpA gene encoding F0F1 ATP synthase subunit alpha, which translates to MQIKAEEISQIIKDQIGEYETSIDLNETGTVISVGDGIARVYGVQNCMAMELLEFPGGIMGLALNLEEDNVGCAVLGNVSGIKEGDIVKRTGKIAEVPVGPEMEGRVVDAIGAPIDGQGPINAALSAKIEVLAPGVIARKGVHEPCYTGAKAVDAMTPVGRGQRELVIGDRQIGKTALCVDAIIAQKNTDVHCIYVAVGQKKSTVALVVEALRKHGAMEYTTVVAACASDPAPMQYIAPFAGCSMGEYFRDNGKHALIIYDDLSKQAVAYRELSLLLRRPPGREAYPGDIFFNHSRLLERASKVNDDLGAGSLTALPIIETQAGDVSAFIPTNVISITDGQVYLEPNLFFSGVRPAINVGLSVSRVGGAAQVKAMKQVAGTLRLDLAQYRELAAFAAFGSDLDASTQAKLTRGERLVEILKQPQYQPLPMEKQVTIIYAGSNGYLDPLPVDTLADYEQELYNYIESNEPSIFTDLQTEQTFTDGIKDKLNKVLTSFGETFKATKGLN; encoded by the coding sequence ATGCAGATTAAAGCCGAAGAAATCAGTCAGATTATCAAAGACCAGATTGGTGAGTACGAGACAAGCATTGACCTGAACGAGACTGGTACCGTTATCTCTGTTGGTGATGGTATTGCCCGCGTTTATGGTGTTCAGAATTGTATGGCCATGGAGCTTCTCGAGTTCCCTGGCGGTATTATGGGTCTTGCCCTGAACCTTGAAGAAGACAACGTTGGTTGTGCTGTTCTCGGTAATGTTTCAGGTATTAAAGAAGGCGATATCGTTAAGCGTACCGGCAAGATCGCTGAGGTTCCTGTTGGACCGGAAATGGAAGGTCGTGTTGTTGATGCTATTGGTGCTCCGATTGACGGACAGGGGCCAATCAACGCAGCCTTGAGCGCTAAAATCGAGGTTCTTGCTCCTGGTGTTATTGCTCGTAAAGGTGTTCATGAACCATGTTACACCGGCGCAAAAGCAGTTGATGCTATGACTCCTGTTGGACGTGGTCAGCGTGAGCTGGTAATCGGCGATCGCCAGATTGGTAAAACTGCTCTTTGTGTTGACGCGATCATCGCCCAGAAAAACACCGATGTGCACTGTATTTACGTAGCTGTTGGTCAGAAAAAATCCACTGTTGCCCTGGTTGTTGAAGCACTCAGAAAGCACGGCGCCATGGAGTACACCACTGTTGTTGCCGCATGTGCTTCTGATCCAGCACCAATGCAGTACATCGCACCTTTTGCCGGTTGTTCCATGGGTGAGTACTTCCGTGATAACGGCAAGCATGCTCTTATCATTTATGATGATCTCTCCAAGCAGGCTGTTGCATATCGTGAGCTTTCCCTGCTCCTCAGACGTCCACCGGGACGTGAGGCGTATCCTGGTGACATTTTCTTCAACCACTCCCGTCTTCTCGAGCGCGCTTCTAAAGTTAACGATGATCTGGGTGCAGGTTCGCTTACCGCACTTCCGATCATTGAGACCCAGGCCGGTGACGTTTCTGCGTTTATTCCTACCAACGTTATTTCCATTACCGATGGCCAGGTTTATCTTGAGCCAAACCTGTTCTTCTCTGGTGTACGCCCTGCGATTAACGTAGGTCTTTCTGTATCCCGTGTTGGTGGTGCTGCCCAGGTTAAAGCTATGAAGCAGGTTGCCGGTACCCTCCGTCTTGACCTTGCTCAGTATCGTGAGTTGGCGGCGTTCGCAGCCTTCGGTTCCGATCTGGATGCATCAACCCAGGCCAAGCTGACCCGTGGTGAGCGTCTCGTTGAGATCCTCAAGCAGCCACAGTACCAGCCGCTGCCGATGGAAAAGCAGGTTACCATCATTTATGCAGGTTCTAATGGTTATCTTGATCCTCTGCCGGTTGATACCCTTGCCGACTACGAGCAGGAACTTTATAACTACATCGAATCCAACGAGCCAAGCATCTTTACCGATCTGCAGACAGAGCAGACTTTTACTGATGGAATCAAGGATAAACTCAATAAAGTGCTGACCAGCTTTGGTGAAACTTTCAAGGCAACTAAAGGTCTTAACTAA
- the atpD gene encoding F0F1 ATP synthase subunit beta — protein sequence MSEQRIGKVTQVIGPVVDVEFEAGNLPEIMNALFVSNPGISDVADNLVIEVAQHLGDNVCRCIAMDQTDGLVRGMEVRDSGKPIEIPVGEASLGRIMNVVGRPVDGLGDIASEKKMPIHRPAPAFTEQDTEVRVLETGIKVIDLLVPFPLGGKMGLFGGAGCGKTVIMMEMVNNIAMHHGGISVFCGVGERTREGNDLYHEMKDSGVLPKAALIYGQMTEPPGARARVALTGLTAAEYFRDEEGQDVLFFVDNIFRFTQAGSEVSALLGRIPSAVGYQPTLATDLGALQERITSTTKGSITAVQCVYVPADDLTDPAPATTFAHLDGTVVLSRQISELGIYPAVDPLDSTSRILDPNVIGEEHYLVARGVQVTLQKYKDLQDIIAILGMDELSEEDQILVARARKVQRYLSQPFTVAEVFTGMSGKFVKVADTVQGFKEILEGKHDDLNENSFYMVGTIDEAVAKDAASKE from the coding sequence ATGAGTGAGCAGAGAATTGGTAAAGTAACACAGGTAATTGGTCCTGTAGTTGACGTTGAGTTCGAAGCCGGGAATCTTCCCGAAATCATGAATGCGCTCTTTGTGAGCAACCCAGGTATCTCTGATGTTGCCGACAACCTTGTTATTGAGGTAGCTCAGCACCTTGGTGACAACGTTTGTCGCTGTATCGCCATGGATCAGACCGATGGTCTTGTTCGTGGAATGGAAGTTCGTGATAGCGGTAAGCCGATTGAGATTCCTGTAGGTGAGGCATCTCTTGGTCGCATTATGAACGTTGTCGGCCGGCCTGTTGATGGTCTTGGTGATATCGCATCCGAGAAGAAAATGCCGATTCATCGTCCGGCACCTGCTTTCACCGAGCAGGACACCGAGGTACGTGTTCTTGAAACCGGTATCAAGGTAATCGATCTTCTGGTTCCATTCCCACTTGGTGGTAAAATGGGACTCTTCGGTGGCGCTGGTTGTGGTAAGACCGTTATCATGATGGAGATGGTTAACAACATCGCCATGCATCATGGTGGTATTTCAGTATTCTGTGGTGTTGGTGAGCGTACTCGTGAGGGTAACGATCTCTACCACGAGATGAAGGATTCCGGCGTATTGCCGAAAGCAGCCCTGATCTACGGTCAGATGACTGAACCTCCAGGAGCACGTGCACGTGTTGCTCTGACCGGTCTGACCGCGGCAGAGTACTTCCGTGATGAGGAAGGCCAGGACGTTCTCTTCTTCGTTGATAACATTTTCCGTTTTACCCAGGCAGGTTCTGAGGTATCCGCGCTGCTTGGACGTATTCCTTCTGCTGTTGGTTACCAGCCGACACTGGCCACCGATCTTGGTGCCCTGCAGGAGCGTATTACCTCCACCACCAAAGGTTCCATTACCGCGGTACAGTGCGTATACGTACCTGCGGATGACTTGACCGATCCTGCACCAGCTACCACTTTCGCCCATCTTGACGGTACTGTTGTTCTTTCCCGTCAGATTTCCGAGCTTGGTATCTACCCTGCGGTTGATCCTCTGGATTCCACCTCCAGGATTCTCGATCCGAACGTTATCGGTGAAGAGCATTACCTGGTTGCCCGTGGTGTTCAGGTTACCTTGCAGAAGTATAAGGATCTTCAGGACATTATTGCAATTCTTGGTATGGACGAGCTTTCTGAAGAAGATCAGATTCTTGTTGCCCGTGCCCGTAAGGTTCAGCGTTACCTCTCTCAGCCATTCACCGTTGCTGAGGTTTTCACCGGTATGTCAGGTAAATTCGTA
- the alaS gene encoding alanine--tRNA ligase, with product MKGDEIRRKFLEYFEQNGHKKVESSSLVPKDDPTLLFVNAGMVQFKTVFMGEDKRDYTKAVTSQKCVRAGGKHNDLENVGYTARHHTFFEMLGNFSFGDYFKEEAISFAWTFLTKELGLDPKDLWVSIFDDDDEAYELWDKVEDLPKGRIVRMGEKDNFWAMGDTGPCGPCSEIHIDQGEAAGCGSPDCKLGCDCDRFLELWNLVFMQFNRTEDGTMTPLPKPSIDTGMGLERVAAVLQGKLNNYDSDLFSPIIERLEKLSGKEYGKSDAVNVAMRVIADHARATSFLVSDGVLPSNEGRGYVLRRIMRRAVRYGKNLGLDKPFMEEVTDAVVASMSHAYPQLNDAATLLAKVVNNEEERFRETLENGLQLLDEKIAGLADEDKKVIDGKFIFKLYDTFGFPFDIVRDIALERNVGFDEPGFLTAMEEQRSKSRASRKGEGVRLKDEGVKALADQGLTSKFVGYDGLAAATTIAGLVDADGQSVQVLAAGASGRLLVPETPFYAEAGGQLGDTGEVSSKAGKAKVLNTIKEGDNLILSEIEVSEGQLAVGDEVNLQVSTDARQATAANHSATHLLQAALISVLGDHVKQSGSLVGPDRLRFDFTHFSPLSDEEIARVENLVNEQIRANIDIATSLLDREQAIEEGATALFGEKYDEKVRVVSMGEFSKELCGGTHVHASGDIGLFKILSEGGIAAGVRRIEAIAGSSAFVHVQQVFARQSRISELLNSKDDEVIVKIEALLAGQKALEKQVGELSAKLATSDLDSVLSGGVEVDGIKVIAAEIPLDSPKTLREVGDKVRDNLDSGVAVLGGVIKGKAALLAIVTKDLTKRIKAGDVVSQVAQIVGGKGGGRPDMAQAGGPMTDKLSESIKQVPVIVGSLLKGE from the coding sequence ATGAAAGGCGACGAAATACGTAGAAAATTTCTGGAATATTTTGAACAAAATGGGCACAAAAAGGTAGAAAGTTCTTCCCTTGTGCCAAAGGACGATCCGACACTGCTCTTCGTCAATGCTGGCATGGTTCAGTTCAAGACCGTGTTTATGGGTGAGGATAAGAGAGACTACACCAAAGCAGTGACCTCTCAGAAATGTGTCCGTGCGGGTGGAAAACACAATGACCTGGAAAACGTTGGCTATACTGCACGCCATCACACGTTTTTTGAGATGCTCGGTAATTTCTCGTTTGGTGACTATTTCAAGGAAGAGGCTATCAGTTTTGCCTGGACCTTTTTAACCAAAGAACTGGGACTTGATCCGAAAGATCTCTGGGTCTCGATTTTTGATGACGATGATGAGGCCTATGAACTCTGGGATAAGGTCGAAGATCTGCCCAAGGGCCGCATCGTCCGTATGGGTGAAAAGGATAACTTCTGGGCTATGGGGGACACAGGTCCCTGCGGACCATGCTCGGAAATCCATATCGATCAAGGGGAAGCTGCTGGTTGCGGCAGCCCTGATTGCAAACTGGGTTGTGACTGTGATCGTTTTCTCGAGTTGTGGAATCTGGTTTTCATGCAGTTCAACCGCACAGAAGATGGCACCATGACACCGCTGCCAAAGCCGAGTATTGATACCGGCATGGGGCTTGAGCGTGTTGCTGCGGTGCTGCAGGGCAAATTGAATAATTACGACTCTGATCTTTTCTCTCCGATCATCGAGCGTCTTGAGAAACTCTCCGGCAAAGAATACGGCAAGAGTGATGCGGTAAATGTAGCCATGCGGGTCATTGCAGACCATGCCAGGGCGACATCCTTTCTGGTTTCGGATGGTGTGCTGCCATCCAACGAGGGAAGGGGGTATGTCCTGCGACGTATCATGCGCCGCGCGGTTCGGTATGGAAAAAATCTGGGACTCGACAAACCGTTCATGGAGGAGGTCACGGATGCAGTTGTGGCCTCTATGTCCCATGCCTACCCGCAGCTCAACGATGCAGCGACTCTATTGGCCAAGGTTGTCAATAATGAGGAGGAGCGTTTCCGCGAAACTTTGGAAAATGGTCTGCAGCTGCTTGATGAAAAAATTGCCGGGCTGGCAGATGAAGACAAGAAAGTAATCGATGGCAAATTCATCTTCAAGCTCTACGACACCTTCGGTTTTCCATTCGATATCGTGCGTGATATTGCCCTGGAGAGAAATGTTGGTTTCGATGAACCCGGTTTTCTGACGGCGATGGAAGAGCAGCGCTCAAAGTCCCGTGCTTCGAGAAAAGGTGAAGGTGTCCGCTTGAAGGATGAGGGTGTGAAGGCCCTGGCCGATCAAGGGTTGACCTCAAAATTTGTCGGCTATGACGGGCTTGCTGCTGCGACGACAATCGCCGGTCTGGTCGATGCTGACGGGCAGTCTGTCCAGGTGCTGGCTGCCGGCGCCTCAGGGCGTTTACTGGTTCCGGAAACGCCATTTTATGCAGAGGCTGGTGGCCAGCTGGGAGATACCGGTGAGGTGTCCTCAAAAGCTGGCAAGGCGAAGGTCCTGAACACCATTAAAGAGGGCGATAACCTCATTTTAAGTGAGATTGAGGTAAGCGAGGGGCAACTCGCAGTCGGGGATGAGGTGAACCTGCAGGTCTCCACTGACGCTCGCCAGGCAACTGCTGCGAACCACTCTGCTACACACCTGCTGCAGGCAGCTCTCATTTCTGTTCTCGGGGATCATGTCAAGCAGTCTGGTTCTCTGGTGGGGCCTGACAGACTACGGTTTGACTTTACCCACTTTTCACCGCTGTCTGATGAAGAAATCGCTCGTGTTGAAAATCTCGTTAATGAACAAATTCGAGCCAATATTGACATCGCCACTTCCCTGCTCGACCGTGAGCAGGCAATTGAAGAAGGCGCGACAGCCCTTTTCGGTGAAAAATATGATGAAAAGGTGCGGGTTGTTTCAATGGGTGAGTTCAGCAAAGAGCTCTGTGGCGGTACCCACGTTCACGCTTCTGGTGATATCGGGCTCTTTAAAATCCTCTCTGAGGGGGGTATTGCCGCTGGCGTGCGTCGTATTGAGGCGATCGCCGGAAGCTCGGCCTTTGTCCACGTGCAGCAGGTATTTGCCCGTCAAAGCAGGATTTCTGAGTTGCTTAACTCCAAGGACGATGAGGTTATCGTAAAAATCGAGGCACTGCTGGCCGGGCAGAAGGCTCTGGAAAAGCAGGTTGGCGAACTTTCCGCCAAGCTTGCAACCTCCGATCTTGATTCCGTGTTGAGTGGAGGCGTCGAGGTGGACGGTATCAAGGTCATCGCTGCTGAAATCCCGCTTGATAGCCCGAAAACATTACGTGAGGTTGGTGATAAGGTGCGAGACAATCTTGACTCAGGTGTGGCCGTTCTTGGTGGAGTTATTAAGGGTAAAGCGGCCCTTTTAGCCATCGTCACCAAGGATCTCACTAAGCGAATAAAGGCGGGAGATGTGGTCAGCCAGGTTGCGCAGATTGTCGGCGGTAAAGGCGGCGGCAGGCCAGATATGGCCCAGGCCGGAGGGCCAATGACGGATAAGCTGTCGGAGTCGATTAAGCAGGTGCCGGTTATAGTCGGTAGTTTGTTGAAAGGGGAGTAA
- a CDS encoding isochorismatase family protein: MRGGGAGMANTKLLTPESCYLHVIDVQESLMKHVHGADKVADITGMMVHSARIFGMPIMGNTQYKKGLGPYVSDLEPLFEDIPRHDKVEFNALANAETLARVNSLPSAIDTMILVGVETHICVYQTAMAALDLGLKVWIVSDGVSSRRREHHQMALERLAGVGADIGPAEMLIYELLHKAGTPRFKEILPLILKQG; this comes from the coding sequence ATGAGAGGCGGAGGAGCTGGTATGGCAAATACGAAGCTATTGACACCTGAGTCATGTTACCTGCATGTTATTGATGTCCAAGAGAGCCTCATGAAACATGTGCATGGCGCGGATAAGGTTGCGGATATTACCGGTATGATGGTCCACAGTGCTAGAATATTCGGTATGCCTATCATGGGTAATACTCAGTATAAAAAAGGTCTCGGGCCATATGTTTCTGACCTTGAGCCTTTGTTTGAGGACATACCCCGGCACGACAAAGTGGAGTTTAATGCGCTGGCGAATGCTGAGACGCTGGCCAGGGTTAATTCCTTGCCGTCGGCAATAGACACCATGATTCTCGTAGGAGTCGAGACTCATATCTGTGTTTACCAGACAGCCATGGCGGCTCTGGACCTGGGTCTTAAAGTCTGGATTGTATCAGACGGTGTATCGAGTCGGAGACGAGAGCATCACCAGATGGCTCTGGAACGACTGGCAGGAGTCGGCGCCGATATCGGTCCTGCCGAGATGTTGATATACGAGTTGCTCCACAAGGCAGGGACTCCGAGGTTCAAGGAAATTCTCCCGTTGATCCTCAAACAGGGATAA